The sequence AAAGAATTTGAATTAGAAGTAATGAGAGATAAAAAGGATAATGTTGTAATAATTTGTTCAATAGAAAATTTCGATCCAATGGGCATTCATACAGGGGATAGTATTACTGTAGCGCCTATTCAAACATTAACAGATAAAGAATACCAGATATTAAGAGATATGTCTATAAAAGTTATCAGGAAAATTGGCGTTGATACTGGTGGTTCTAATATTCAATTTGCAATGAACCCCAAAGATGGTCGTATTGTCATTATTGAAATGAACCCTCGTGTTTCGAGAAGTTCTGCTCTTGCTTCAAAGGCTACAGGCTTTCCAATTGCGAAAATTGCTGCTCTTCTTGCTGTTGGCTATACTCTTGATGAAATTACCAATGATATTACCAAAAAAACTCCTGCTTCTTTTGAACCAACTCTTGACTACGTTGTTGTAAAGATACCCAGATGGGATTTTGAAAAGTTTCATGGAACATCAAGGGTTTTGGATACTCAGATGAAGTCTGTAGGCGAAGCAATGGCTATAGGTAGAAACTTTAAAGAAGCTTTTCAAAAGGCGATTCGTTCACTTGAAAATGGCAGGAAAGGTTTTGGTTTTGATGGTAAGGACGTTGATCTAATGAATTTGACAGAAAGAGAACTTATTAGAGAACTTGGTACGCCTAAGGATAATAGGATTTTTATAATTCACAGATTGTTAGAAATTGGAGTAGGCGTAGATAAATTAAATAAACTAACTGGCATTGATGAGTGGTTTTTAAAAGAACTTGAAGAGATAGTTCTGACAGGCAAAGAGTTTATGAATAGAAATTTGTATTCTATAAATAAAGATGAAATGTTTGGTTTAAAAAGGGATGGTTTTTCAGATTTTCAGATAGGATTTCTAACCAAAACAAGCGAAGAAGAAGTTACGAAATATAGAAAGGAGCTTGGTATTTTTCCTGTTTATAAAACTGTTGATACCTGTTCGGCTGAGTTTGAATCGTTTACCCCTTATCATTATTCTACTTATGATCAAGAAAATGAATTAATACCTTTTGATAATAAAGAATCGGTAATTATTTTGGGTGCAGGTCCTAATAGAATTGGTCAGGGTATTGAATTCGATTATTGTTGTGTTCATGCAGTAAATTCAACTAAAAAATTAGGGAAAGCTGCAATTATGGTTAACTGTAATCCTGAAACAGTATCAACAGATTATGATACATCTGATCAACTTTTGTTTGAGCCTTTAACCTTTGAAGACGTAATAAATATTGTTGAAAAAATCAAACCCCTTGGTACTTTAATACAGTTTGGTGGTCAGACTCCTTTAAAGCTTGCTAAGTCTTTCGAGAAACTAGGCATTCCAATTCTCGGGACTTCACCAGAAGCAATTGATATGGCAGAAGATAGAGAACGTTTTGATCTATTTTTAGAAGATTTAAAAATATTTAGACCAGCAGCTGGTATAGCAAAATCTCCAGATGAGGCTCTAAGAGTTGCAAGAAGTCTTGGATATCCAGTTTTAGTAAGGCCTTCGTATGTTTTGGGCGGTAGGGCTATGGAAATAGTTTATGATGACAATGATTTAATGGAATATATCAAGAAAGCTGTTGAGGTGTCTGAAGCGAAACCAGTTCTTATTGATAGGTTTTTAGAAGATGCTATAGAAATTGATGTTGATGCCCTTTGTGATGGTGATGAAGTTTTTATAGGTGGCATTATGGAACACATAGAAGAGGCGGGGATTCATTCTGGTGATTCGGCATGTGTATTGCCAACCTTTAGCTTGACAAAGGAAGAGTTATTAGAATTATCTAGGATTACCAGAGAAATAGCTTTGAAACTTGGAGTGAAAGGCTTAATAAACATCCAATATGCTATTAGAGATAAGATATATGTTCTTGAAGTAAATCCAAGAGCTTCTAGAACAGTTCCATTTGTAAGCAAAACCATAGGTATTCCACTGGCAAAGCTTGCAACCCAAATATCTCTTGGCAAAAAGATAAAAGATTTTAATATTAAAGAAAGATTAGATTTGCCTTATGTTGCTGTAAAAGAAGCTGTATTGCCTTTTGGAAGATTTTCAGGCGTAGATACAATTTTGGGTCCTGAGATGAAATCTACAGGTGAAGTAATGGGTATTGATTTTGAATTTGGAAAGGCATATGCCAAAGCACAAATTGCTGCTGGAGAAGAACTTCCTTTAAGAGGGAATGTTTTTGTTAGTGTTTCTAATAAACACAAGAGAAATATAGTTTTTATTGTTAAAAGCCTTGTGAATATGGGCTTTAACATATTTGCTACTCAGGGAACAGCTAAAGTTTTAAAATTTAACGGTATAAAGGTTAATGAAGTAAGAAAGGCTAGTGAAGATGGATTTACGATTCTTGATATGATAAAGGATAATCAGATTCAGCTTATTATTAATACCCCATCCGGTAAGGGTGCAAGAAAGGATGATTATAAGATAAGAAGAATGGCGCTTTTGCATCATGTGCCCACTATTACAACTATAGCAGGTGCTGCTGCAACAGTTAACGCTATTGAAGCTTTAAAGAATTCTGAAATAGAAGTAAAATCTATACAAGATTTTTACAAGATTTTAAAAAATTAGATTAAGAATTGAATTTCTTCTATGTTTAAACCTATTTTAATAATTTTCTTGACTTTATTCAAATATTTTTTTAAAATAATCTTGCTTTTATGTGGCGGCGTAGCTCAGAGGCAGAGCAAGCGGTTCATACCCGCTGTGTCAGTGGTTCAAATCCACTCGCCGCTACCATTTTTTTATGTCTATTAGAACTGAAATAGACAAAATTGTTTATCATACCGATAATATTTTAAATAATTACAACCTTAAGCTTTCAAACCCATGTATAGCTATTTCAGGTGGTGCTGACTCTGTTTTTTTGGCTTTTATACTTTCGAAGTTGAAGTCGAAAGTTAACTTTATACTACTACACTTCGACCATGGGTGGCGAAAAAGGGATCTAATTTATGAAAGAAATTTAATAATCAATTATGCAGAAATATATAATTTTAGAGTTATTTTTGGTTCTTCAGAAAATATAGGAAAATTAAATGAAGAAAATGCAAGAAAAAGAAGATTTGCTTTTTTTTATAGCATTATGGATAAAATAAATTCGAATTCTTTGTTTACTGGACATAATCTGAATGATAGGTTTGAAACATTTTTGTGGAATATTTGTCGCGGAGCAGGTATAAGAGGGATACTATCTTTAAAAGAAGTTAGACAATTTGGGAAAATAAATATTATTAGCCCTTTGATACACGTAAAAAGGGATAAAATAAGGGCTTTTTGCGAGTATTTAAAGCTAGATTATATATCTGATATTTATAATGATGATATAAATTATAAAAGAGTATTTATCAGGAAAGAAATAACTCCGAGAATAGAAAGTATCTGGCAAAATTCTTTAGAACACTTTGATTCTTTTATTAGACTGGTAGAAGACGAAGATAATTACATTGAGAAGATTACAAACGAAATATACAAAGACGTTGTTCTTTCCATGCCTTGGGCTAGCATTATATTTATAAAAGAACTATTAAAATATGATGTTGCTTTGATTCGCAGGGTTATAAAACAATTCTTGCATTCTTTAAATGTATCTTATAGTTATAATGAAGTTAATTTATTATGTAAATTTCTACAAAAAGATGAAAGGATTCCTTTTCCTTCTTTTAAAGGTCTTGGGATTTATAAAAATAAAAATATCTTTTCTTTATATGACCGTTCTTTTGTAAACGGTTATAGTTGGGATAAAGTACCTAAAAACCTGGGTATATTTATTAATAATCCGCTAGAGAAAGAAATTTTTCTGGAAATCAGATTTTTTAAAAATTCTGATTATGTTATTTTAGATGGAAGAAAGGTTTATTTATATAACTTTTTTAACAAAAAAAACAAACTTTTTTACAAATTTGTCCCAATGATATTTTATAAAAACGTTCTCAAATGGGCTCCATTTGAATATTTTGATGAAGATTTCTTTAAAACTTATAATATTAAGATTTCTTTTGATGATTTTTTGGAGAAATTTAAATTATTGTGGAGGCAAAAGTGACTGGAACAATAATTAATGCTTTTTCAGTGATTATTGGTAGTAGTATAGGTCTAGTTATGGGTTCTCATCTGGCTGAAAGATACAAGAGTATAGTAATTAACGCAATAAGTCTGGTAACCCTTCTAATTGGATTAAAGTTATCGTTGGAGGTTAAAAGTATTTTTTTGGTCTTGATTTCTTTAATTTTAGGAGGTTTATTGGGAGAATTTATTTCGCTTGAGGGACTTATCGAAAGGCTGGGTGATTATGTGAGCAAAAAAGTGCAGAAAGGTGATGTTGTAAATGCCTTTATGAGTGCCAGTTTATTATTTTGTGTTGGCCCAATGAGCATACTGGGATCCATTCAGGACGGTCTAAAGGGCGATTATTCAATATTATTATTAAAGTCGGCTCTTGATGGTGTGTCTAGTTTATTTCTTGCTTCATCTTTAGGAATTGGGGTTTTTTTCTCTTTTATAACTATTCTTATTTATCAAGGTTCGTTAACCCTTTTTGCAAGTGCTCTTTCTGGGATATTTAGTGATATAAAAATTGCCAATAACTTTTATGCAACAGGTGGTATTTTGTTGATTGGTATTGGCTTCAATTTGTTAGGTTTAACAAAAATTAAAACAATTAATTATATATTTGCTCTGGTATTAATAGTTATTTTTTCAAAATTTGGAGGAGTATTGTGAAGGAACACGAGCTAAAAATTTTGATAAAAAGAGATGAGATTGCAAAAGCCGTTGAATCATTGGCAAAAAGGATCGATAGTGATTATTTTGGTAAAAAAATTTTATTGGTAGGGGTATTAAAGGGTGCTGCTTTCTTTCTTGTAGATTTAGCAAGATCGATGTCTGTGCCATTAGAAATAGATTTTGTAGAAGTATCAAGCTATGGTAATAAAAGTAAAAGTTCTGGAAAAATTAAATTAATAAAAGATATAAAAAAGGATTTGACTGATTACCATGTTTTAATTGTTGAAGACATTTTAGATTCAGGACTTACTCTACAATATCTTATAGATTTTTTTAAACAAAAAAATCCTTTAAGCGTAAAATCTGTGGTGTTGTTTTATAAGATAAAAGATGATAACTATAAAAGGTCTGATGTAGATTATTTCGGATTAAAAATTCCAGATTATTTCGTTGTTGGGTATGGATTAGATTATGCTGAGAAATATCGGAATTTAAGGGATTTGTACGTGATTTATTTTGTTTGACACTTATACATAAAAAAAGATACAATATTTAACTAACATTTTTTAAAAAGGGGATATGAATTTTTGAAAATAACAAAGAGTGTTACGTTTTATCTTATAATTTTGTTAATAGTAGTGGTTTTAACAGTAGTTTTAAGTAGCGGTAAAAAGGTTACAAATCAGGAACTGTCATATACAGAATTCATGGATAGGGTAAATCAAGAAGATGTGAGAAGAGTAACTATTTCCTCTTCTCAAAACGTAATCAACGGTAAATTAAAGGATGGCACTTCGTTTACTGTTTATTATCCTCAAAACGATCCTACTTTGATTAAAACTCTGAGAGACAAAAAGGTAGATATCAGAGTTGAACCACCTAGTGATAATGGTTGGTGGGTTTCAGTGCTCACTCAATTGTTTCCTATTTTAATACTAATTGGTTTCTGGCTTTTTATGTTAAAACAGGCACAGGGTGGAGCAAGTCAGGCTATGTCCTTTGGAAAATCAAGGGCAAAACTTTTCCATCAAGAAAAGACTAAGACAACTTTTAAAGATGTTGCTGGAGCAGATGAGGCGAAGCAAGAACTTGAGGAAATTATTGACTTTCTAAAAAATCCTGCGCCTTTTAGGGCTATGGGGGCAAAAATCCCTAGAGGGGTTCTTTTGGTTGGACCGCCTGGGTGTGGCAAGACTCTTCTGGCTAGAGCGGTAGCTGGAGAGGCAAAAGTTCCATTTTTTAGTATATCTGGTTCAGATTTTGTTGAAATGTTTGTAGGGGTTGGCGCTTCACGTGTAAGAGACCTTTTTGAACAGGCGAAAAATCAATCGCCATGCATAATTTTTATTGACGAGATCGATGCTGTAGGTAGACAAAGAGGAGCTGGTCTTGGAGGAGGTCATGACGAAAGAGAACAGACTCTTAACCAATTGCTTGTTGAAATGGATGGGTTTGAAGTTGATGAGACTATTATAGTTATGGCAGCTACAAATAGACCTGATGTTCTGGATCCTGCGCTTTTAAGACCAGGGAGATTTGACAGACATGTTACAGTTGATAGGCCGGATTTATTGGGCAGGAAACAAATATTAGAAGTTCATCTGGCCGGCAAACCTATAGAAGAAGAAGTTAAGGTTGATATACTTGCAAAAAGAACGCCTGGATTTGCAGGGGCTGATCTTGCTAATTTAGTTAATGAAGCTGCTCTACTTGCTGCCAGAAAGGGCAAAAAAACTATTTCAATGGCTGAATTTGAGGATGCAATTGATAGAATAGTGGCTGGTATCGAAAAGAGAAGTAGGGTTATTTCTGAAAAGGATAAAAAGATAATTGCTTTCCATGAAGCCGGTCATGCATTGGTGGCGCACAACCTTCCTGGAACAGATCCAATTCATAAAATTTCTATTATACCAAGGGGAATGGCATTGGGTTATACTTTACAGCTTCCCGGAGAAGATAGATATCTGATTAGTAAGACAGAGCTTATTAATAATATTTGCGTACTTTTGGGGGGAAGGGCTGCTGAAGAAATTATCTTTAAAGAAGTTACAACTGGTGCACAAAATGACCTTCAGAGGGCTACAGAACTTGCAAGAAAGATGGTTATGGAATATGGCATGAGCGAGCATTTAGGTCCAAGAACCTGGGGTAAGAGAAGTGAAAATGTTTTTATGGGCAGAGACCTTTTTGA comes from Thermodesulfobium acidiphilum and encodes:
- a CDS encoding DUF554 domain-containing protein encodes the protein MTGTIINAFSVIIGSSIGLVMGSHLAERYKSIVINAISLVTLLIGLKLSLEVKSIFLVLISLILGGLLGEFISLEGLIERLGDYVSKKVQKGDVVNAFMSASLLFCVGPMSILGSIQDGLKGDYSILLLKSALDGVSSLFLASSLGIGVFFSFITILIYQGSLTLFASALSGIFSDIKIANNFYATGGILLIGIGFNLLGLTKIKTINYIFALVLIVIFSKFGGVL
- the ftsH gene encoding ATP-dependent zinc metalloprotease FtsH; translation: MKITKSVTFYLIILLIVVVLTVVLSSGKKVTNQELSYTEFMDRVNQEDVRRVTISSSQNVINGKLKDGTSFTVYYPQNDPTLIKTLRDKKVDIRVEPPSDNGWWVSVLTQLFPILILIGFWLFMLKQAQGGASQAMSFGKSRAKLFHQEKTKTTFKDVAGADEAKQELEEIIDFLKNPAPFRAMGAKIPRGVLLVGPPGCGKTLLARAVAGEAKVPFFSISGSDFVEMFVGVGASRVRDLFEQAKNQSPCIIFIDEIDAVGRQRGAGLGGGHDEREQTLNQLLVEMDGFEVDETIIVMAATNRPDVLDPALLRPGRFDRHVTVDRPDLLGRKQILEVHLAGKPIEEEVKVDILAKRTPGFAGADLANLVNEAALLAARKGKKTISMAEFEDAIDRIVAGIEKRSRVISEKDKKIIAFHEAGHALVAHNLPGTDPIHKISIIPRGMALGYTLQLPGEDRYLISKTELINNICVLLGGRAAEEIIFKEVTTGAQNDLQRATELARKMVMEYGMSEHLGPRTWGKRSENVFMGRDLFETKNYSENMANEIDLEVQRIVENCYENSKNILLSVYDTLNKIAMKLIENETLQGDTLLDYLNGKFEEEKSDNGSKIVENKSGDNALNENKNI
- the carB gene encoding carbamoyl-phosphate synthase large subunit — its product is MPKRTDIKKILIIGSGPIIIGQACEFDYSGTQAIKALKQEGYEVILVNSNPATIMTDPEMADRTYIEPITPQVVTKVIKKERPDAILSTLGGQTALNVAVNLSETGILERYNVEMLGVNTDAIKKGEDRLLFRETMKEIGVDLPKSGIAHSLNEAEKIAFELGFPLIIRPSFTLGGTGGGIAYNFDDLRYHVSNGLDLSMIHQVLIEESVLNWKEFELEVMRDKKDNVVIICSIENFDPMGIHTGDSITVAPIQTLTDKEYQILRDMSIKVIRKIGVDTGGSNIQFAMNPKDGRIVIIEMNPRVSRSSALASKATGFPIAKIAALLAVGYTLDEITNDITKKTPASFEPTLDYVVVKIPRWDFEKFHGTSRVLDTQMKSVGEAMAIGRNFKEAFQKAIRSLENGRKGFGFDGKDVDLMNLTERELIRELGTPKDNRIFIIHRLLEIGVGVDKLNKLTGIDEWFLKELEEIVLTGKEFMNRNLYSINKDEMFGLKRDGFSDFQIGFLTKTSEEEVTKYRKELGIFPVYKTVDTCSAEFESFTPYHYSTYDQENELIPFDNKESVIILGAGPNRIGQGIEFDYCCVHAVNSTKKLGKAAIMVNCNPETVSTDYDTSDQLLFEPLTFEDVINIVEKIKPLGTLIQFGGQTPLKLAKSFEKLGIPILGTSPEAIDMAEDRERFDLFLEDLKIFRPAAGIAKSPDEALRVARSLGYPVLVRPSYVLGGRAMEIVYDDNDLMEYIKKAVEVSEAKPVLIDRFLEDAIEIDVDALCDGDEVFIGGIMEHIEEAGIHSGDSACVLPTFSLTKEELLELSRITREIALKLGVKGLINIQYAIRDKIYVLEVNPRASRTVPFVSKTIGIPLAKLATQISLGKKIKDFNIKERLDLPYVAVKEAVLPFGRFSGVDTILGPEMKSTGEVMGIDFEFGKAYAKAQIAAGEELPLRGNVFVSVSNKHKRNIVFIVKSLVNMGFNIFATQGTAKVLKFNGIKVNEVRKASEDGFTILDMIKDNQIQLIINTPSGKGARKDDYKIRRMALLHHVPTITTIAGAAATVNAIEALKNSEIEVKSIQDFYKILKN
- the hpt gene encoding hypoxanthine phosphoribosyltransferase; protein product: MKEHELKILIKRDEIAKAVESLAKRIDSDYFGKKILLVGVLKGAAFFLVDLARSMSVPLEIDFVEVSSYGNKSKSSGKIKLIKDIKKDLTDYHVLIVEDILDSGLTLQYLIDFFKQKNPLSVKSVVLFYKIKDDNYKRSDVDYFGLKIPDYFVVGYGLDYAEKYRNLRDLYVIYFV
- the tilS gene encoding tRNA lysidine(34) synthetase TilS, whose amino-acid sequence is MSIRTEIDKIVYHTDNILNNYNLKLSNPCIAISGGADSVFLAFILSKLKSKVNFILLHFDHGWRKRDLIYERNLIINYAEIYNFRVIFGSSENIGKLNEENARKRRFAFFYSIMDKINSNSLFTGHNLNDRFETFLWNICRGAGIRGILSLKEVRQFGKINIISPLIHVKRDKIRAFCEYLKLDYISDIYNDDINYKRVFIRKEITPRIESIWQNSLEHFDSFIRLVEDEDNYIEKITNEIYKDVVLSMPWASIIFIKELLKYDVALIRRVIKQFLHSLNVSYSYNEVNLLCKFLQKDERIPFPSFKGLGIYKNKNIFSLYDRSFVNGYSWDKVPKNLGIFINNPLEKEIFLEIRFFKNSDYVILDGRKVYLYNFFNKKNKLFYKFVPMIFYKNVLKWAPFEYFDEDFFKTYNIKISFDDFLEKFKLLWRQK